The following are encoded together in the Acidobacteriota bacterium genome:
- a CDS encoding extracellular solute-binding protein, with amino-acid sequence MRALPSQANRALLRRLFAALALCTPAAPLLVPTLAAAQSPFIVMASTTSTEQSGLFKALLPAFKQATGIDVRVVAVGTGQALDTGRRGDADVVFVHDLAAEQKFVSEGFATARRNVMTNDFVLVGPKADPAGARGNNIAAALKKLAGGNQPVISRGDKSGTHAAELRLWTAAGVDLASAKPTGYKACGCGMGQALNLGS; translated from the coding sequence ATGCGAGCTTTGCCGAGCCAAGCCAACCGTGCCCTGCTGCGCCGCCTGTTCGCCGCCCTGGCCCTGTGCACGCCGGCTGCCCCGCTGCTGGTGCCCACGCTGGCGGCCGCGCAGAGCCCCTTCATCGTGATGGCCAGCACCACATCCACCGAACAGTCGGGTCTGTTCAAGGCACTGCTGCCGGCCTTCAAACAAGCCACCGGCATCGACGTGCGGGTGGTCGCCGTGGGCACGGGTCAGGCGCTGGACACCGGCCGCCGTGGTGATGCCGACGTCGTCTTCGTGCACGACCTGGCCGCCGAGCAGAAGTTCGTCAGCGAAGGTTTTGCCACCGCCCGCCGCAACGTCATGACCAACGACTTTGTGCTGGTGGGCCCGAAGGCCGACCCGGCCGGTGCGAGGGGCAACAACATCGCCGCCGCGCTGAAAAAACTGGCCGGTGGCAACCAGCCGGTCATCAGCCGCGGCGACAAAAGCGGCACCCACGCCGCCGAACTGCGCTTGTGGACGGCGGCTGGCGTGGACCTGGCTTCGGCCAAACCCACGGGCTACAAGGCATGTGGCTGCGGCATGGGCCAGGCGCTGAACCTGGGCTCT
- a CDS encoding SPFH domain-containing protein — translation MQPDDTVTKEIPRQTSSGYAMAAVGALLILLPVASFFAAPVAGGPLGMGLRALIVPVGLFVLMGLYMLQPNEAAILTLFGRYAGTDRSAGLRWANPLYVKRRISLRARNLNASTLKVNDKRGNPVEISAVVVWRVQDTAQAVFDVDDYENYVKVQAEAAIRHVATQFAYDEGEDMASGETTLRSGDAAAAALKAELQARFINAGVAVEEAKISHLAYAPEIAQVMLRRQQAEAIISARRKIVQGAVSMVEAALIGLSERKIVELDDERKAAMVSNLLVVLCGDRNTQPVINTGTIYQ, via the coding sequence ATGCAGCCCGACGACACCGTCACCAAAGAGATCCCGCGCCAGACCTCCAGCGGCTACGCGATGGCAGCCGTGGGGGCCTTGCTGATCCTGCTGCCGGTAGCCAGCTTTTTTGCCGCGCCGGTGGCCGGCGGGCCGCTGGGCATGGGCCTGCGGGCGCTGATTGTTCCCGTGGGCTTGTTCGTGCTGATGGGCCTGTACATGCTGCAGCCCAACGAAGCGGCCATCCTCACGCTGTTCGGGCGTTATGCCGGCACCGACCGCAGCGCCGGGCTGCGCTGGGCCAACCCGCTGTACGTGAAGCGCCGCATCTCGCTGCGTGCGCGCAACCTGAATGCCAGCACGCTGAAGGTCAACGACAAACGCGGCAACCCGGTCGAGATCAGCGCCGTGGTCGTGTGGCGGGTGCAGGACACGGCGCAGGCGGTGTTCGATGTCGACGACTACGAAAACTACGTCAAGGTGCAGGCTGAAGCCGCCATCCGCCACGTGGCCACGCAGTTTGCCTACGACGAAGGCGAAGACATGGCATCTGGCGAAACCACGCTGCGCTCGGGGGACGCCGCCGCGGCCGCGCTGAAGGCCGAACTGCAGGCCCGGTTCATCAATGCCGGTGTGGCCGTGGAAGAAGCCAAGATCAGCCACCTGGCTTATGCACCCGAGATTGCACAGGTCATGCTGCGCCGGCAGCAGGCCGAAGCCATCATCAGCGCGCGCCGGAAGATCGTGCAGGGCGCGGTGAGCATGGTCGAGGCGGCGCTGATCGGTCTGTCGGAACGCAAGATCGTCGAACTCGACGACGAGCGCAAGGCCGCGATGGTCAGCAACCTGCTGGTGGTGCTGTGCGGCGACCGGAATACCCAGCCGGTCATCAACACCGGGACGATTTATCAGTAG
- a CDS encoding PAS domain S-box protein, which produces MTQAPPPPDAGGGADLRQRAPRRQLHAHLLDQIAQAVITTDLAGTIIFANRHAGELYGWPPSEMVGKSIMDVTVTQATQAQAEAIMSQLRRGQPWHGEFVVRNRAGREFPVEITNTHIFDDHGELAGIVGVSIEISERKQAEAALARLAAIVESSDDAILGRDLHGTITSWNRGAERIYGYTAAEMVGRSIDPLVPAAAIDEEVASFDRIRRGELVHHLDTKRLTKDGRLIDVSITLSPIKDSHGNVIGVSTIARDITEAKRAQAQLVASESRFRRLIESNAQGVLFWHASGAIVDANDALLAMLGFTRADLDAGGLSWVDITPPEYAELDFRAVAEVAANGLCAPYEKEFLGKDGRRVPILIAGARVDDAPDQGVAFITDLTERKKLEKQFLRTQRMESIGTLSGGIAHDLNNVLAPILMGLELLKENNPGSEAQAMLATLETSAKRGADLVKQVLSFARGVEGQRVTVTMTHLMRDLLNVVRDTFPKSIDVHLESATDLWSVLGDPTQLHQVVMNLCVNARDAMPHGGRLQLAMENVVLDDTYTALNPDAHPGPYVMVKVADTGTGIPPEIRDRVFEPFYTTKEIGKGTGLGLSTTMAIVKSHGGFISLDSEMGKGTRFTVYLPANTTAELAEDVAVVQSGLPRGHGELVLVVDDEDGVREIARRTLERYGYRVVLAANGAEAVAVYARQHTDVAVVLTDMAMPIMDGPALIVALRAINPAVKIIGSSGLTSHLGISRALGAGVAEFVPKPYTARVLLTTLRKAIDGAPPE; this is translated from the coding sequence GTGACACAGGCGCCCCCTCCGCCCGACGCCGGTGGTGGGGCGGATTTGCGGCAAAGGGCCCCGCGGCGGCAACTCCATGCGCACCTGCTGGATCAGATCGCACAAGCGGTGATCACGACCGACCTGGCCGGCACCATCATTTTCGCAAACCGCCACGCCGGTGAGTTGTATGGCTGGCCCCCCAGCGAGATGGTGGGGAAGTCGATCATGGACGTGACCGTCACGCAAGCGACGCAGGCGCAGGCCGAAGCCATCATGTCGCAGTTGCGGCGCGGTCAGCCGTGGCACGGCGAGTTCGTGGTCCGCAACCGCGCCGGCCGTGAGTTCCCGGTCGAGATCACCAATACCCACATTTTTGACGACCACGGCGAGCTGGCCGGCATTGTCGGCGTGTCCATCGAGATCAGCGAGCGCAAGCAGGCCGAAGCGGCGTTGGCGCGCCTCGCCGCGATCGTCGAGTCGTCAGACGACGCGATCCTGGGACGGGACCTGCACGGCACCATCACCAGCTGGAACCGGGGCGCGGAGCGGATTTACGGCTACACCGCGGCGGAAATGGTCGGCCGGTCCATCGACCCACTGGTTCCGGCTGCCGCCATCGACGAAGAGGTAGCTTCGTTCGACCGGATCCGACGCGGCGAGCTGGTCCATCACCTTGACACCAAGCGCCTGACCAAGGACGGGCGGTTGATCGACGTCTCCATCACGCTGTCGCCCATCAAGGACTCGCACGGAAACGTGATTGGCGTGTCCACGATCGCCCGGGACATTACCGAGGCCAAGCGGGCACAAGCGCAGCTGGTGGCCAGCGAGAGCCGATTCCGACGGCTGATCGAATCCAACGCCCAGGGCGTCTTGTTCTGGCACGCCTCCGGAGCCATCGTCGACGCCAACGACGCCCTGCTGGCCATGCTGGGGTTCACGCGCGCCGATCTCGATGCCGGTGGGCTGTCGTGGGTCGACATCACGCCACCCGAGTATGCCGAGCTCGACTTTCGGGCGGTCGCGGAAGTGGCCGCCAACGGGCTCTGCGCGCCCTATGAAAAAGAGTTCCTCGGCAAGGACGGCCGCAGAGTCCCTATCCTGATTGCCGGGGCGAGGGTCGATGACGCGCCCGATCAGGGGGTGGCATTCATCACCGACTTGACCGAGCGGAAGAAGCTTGAGAAGCAGTTTCTCCGAACCCAGCGCATGGAGAGCATTGGCACCCTCTCCGGAGGGATTGCCCACGACCTCAACAACGTGCTGGCGCCGATTCTGATGGGGCTCGAGCTGTTGAAGGAGAACAACCCCGGCAGCGAAGCCCAGGCGATGCTGGCGACGCTCGAAACGAGTGCCAAGCGGGGCGCTGACCTGGTGAAGCAGGTGCTGTCCTTCGCCCGCGGGGTCGAGGGCCAGCGCGTCACCGTGACGATGACCCACCTGATGCGGGACCTGCTCAACGTGGTGCGCGATACGTTTCCGAAATCCATCGACGTCCACCTGGAGAGTGCGACAGACCTGTGGAGCGTCTTGGGCGATCCGACCCAGTTGCACCAGGTGGTCATGAACCTGTGCGTGAACGCCCGTGACGCCATGCCCCACGGCGGCCGCCTGCAGCTGGCGATGGAAAATGTCGTCCTCGATGACACCTACACCGCCCTGAACCCGGACGCGCATCCCGGGCCCTATGTCATGGTCAAGGTGGCCGACACCGGGACCGGCATTCCGCCCGAGATCCGCGACAGGGTGTTCGAGCCGTTCTACACCACCAAGGAGATCGGCAAGGGGACCGGCCTCGGCCTGTCGACCACCATGGCGATTGTGAAAAGCCACGGCGGGTTCATCAGCCTCGACAGTGAAATGGGCAAGGGAACGAGGTTCACGGTCTACCTCCCGGCCAACACGACCGCGGAGCTGGCCGAAGATGTCGCGGTCGTGCAGAGTGGCCTGCCGCGCGGACACGGCGAGCTGGTCCTGGTGGTGGACGATGAAGACGGCGTGCGCGAGATCGCGCGGCGCACGCTCGAGCGGTATGGCTACCGGGTGGTGTTGGCCGCCAATGGCGCGGAGGCCGTCGCCGTCTATGCCCGCCAGCACACGGACGTCGCGGTGGTATTGACCGACATGGCCATGCCGATCATGGACGGCCCGGCGCTGATCGTGGCGCTCAGGGCGATCAACCCCGCGGTCAAGATCATCGGCTCGAGCGGGTTGACGTCGCATCTCGGCATCAGCCGGGCACTCGGCGCCGGCGTCGCCGAGTTCGTGCCCAAGCCCTACACGGCCCGCGTGCTGCTCACGACCCTTCGGAAGGCGATCGACGGCGCGCCTCCGGAGTAG
- a CDS encoding PAS domain S-box protein, translated as MTRRPSAPDARIAELVRTLRAAEQELQALTGGQLDAVVGGGDDAYLLQEAQQRLRATEAAQRQLAASQTAILDALPAHVALVDANGVILTVNESWRRFAAANLLQSPEFAVGQNYLAICEHASGDCAEESREAAAGIRRVLTGQAPMFTLEYPCHSPTEQRWFRLMISPLRAGAGGGAVIMHVDITARKLAELALRASEQQFAKAFQFAPIGVALVSLDGRYFAANRAFCGIVGYAAAELLGKSFEEITHPEDLAADQANEQRLMDGVTNAYQIEKRYIRKDGEHVWVLLSVSLVRNDAGEPVHFISQVLDQTEHRQASKALHIQAHMLDQIGQAVITTDMQGTITFANRYSGELNGWTPSEMLGRSIMDVAIPKASKSPAEAIMEQLRHGQTWHGEFMARHRDGREFPVLSTISPILDETGQPAGIIGVSIDISERKQAEATLARLAAIVESSDDAIMGKDLDGVITSWNRGAERVFGFTAAEMVGRSIQPLIPEGADNDEDALVEPILRGESVGRIETRRVTKEGRLIDVSITMSPIRDEAGTVIGLAKIARDITERNAEEARRLATERRFRRLVESNAQGVLFFTFSGAITDANDALLQLLGYTREELAAGTLKWTELTPPQYGPLDQQALGELAAHGVVKPYEKEYMRRDGSRVPVLIGAARFEDQPDEGVAFVVDLTERKKLEQQFMRAQRMESLGTLAGGIAHDLNNVLAPILMSVELLKEINPSTENTEILNTLQISAVRGADLVKQVLSFARGVTGDRVSVAFSHLMRDLVKVMRDTFPKSIDVHLESAHDLWSVTGDPTQLHQVFLNLCVNARDAMPHGGRLQLSMENVVLDDIYTALNPDAQAGAFVVVTVADSGTGIPSALREQIFEPFFTTKELGKGTGLGLSTTMAIVKSHGGFINLYSEMGKGTKFKVYLPANTTAALADNVAIAQSGLPRGHGELVLVVDDEDGVREIARRTLERYGYRVALAANGAEAVAIYAQHGADIAVVLTDMAMPIMDGPALIVALRAMNPAVTIIGSSGLTSNHGIARALGAGVAQFVPKPYTARVLLTTLRAAIAGEGPAQSPHRH; from the coding sequence ATGACGCGCCGGCCTTCGGCCCCCGACGCCCGCATCGCGGAGCTGGTTCGAACCCTCAGGGCGGCCGAGCAGGAACTGCAGGCGCTTACAGGCGGACAGCTCGATGCCGTGGTGGGTGGTGGTGACGATGCGTACCTGCTGCAGGAGGCCCAGCAGCGACTGCGCGCCACCGAGGCGGCCCAGCGCCAACTGGCCGCGAGCCAAACCGCGATCCTGGATGCCCTGCCGGCGCACGTGGCGCTCGTCGATGCCAACGGCGTCATTCTCACGGTCAACGAATCGTGGCGCCGGTTCGCCGCCGCCAACCTGTTGCAATCGCCCGAGTTTGCCGTGGGCCAGAACTACCTGGCCATCTGCGAGCACGCCAGCGGCGATTGTGCTGAGGAATCCCGGGAGGCGGCCGCGGGCATCCGGCGTGTGTTGACGGGCCAGGCGCCGATGTTCACCCTCGAATATCCCTGCCATTCGCCGACGGAGCAGCGCTGGTTCCGGCTCATGATCTCGCCCCTGCGCGCGGGCGCAGGGGGCGGCGCCGTCATCATGCACGTCGATATCACGGCCCGGAAACTTGCCGAGTTGGCGCTCCGAGCGAGCGAGCAGCAGTTCGCCAAGGCCTTTCAGTTCGCACCGATTGGCGTGGCGCTGGTGTCGCTCGACGGCCGCTACTTTGCCGCCAACCGGGCGTTCTGCGGCATTGTGGGCTATGCCGCGGCCGAGTTGCTCGGGAAGAGCTTCGAGGAGATTACCCACCCCGAGGATTTGGCGGCCGACCAGGCCAACGAGCAGCGCTTGATGGACGGCGTCACCAACGCCTACCAGATAGAGAAGCGCTACATTCGGAAGGACGGCGAACACGTTTGGGTGCTGCTCAGTGTGTCGCTGGTTCGCAATGACGCCGGCGAGCCGGTGCACTTCATCTCACAGGTGTTGGACCAGACCGAGCACCGCCAGGCCTCGAAGGCTCTCCACATCCAGGCCCACATGCTGGACCAGATCGGCCAGGCGGTGATCACTACCGACATGCAGGGCACCATCACTTTCGCAAACCGCTATTCCGGTGAGCTGAACGGTTGGACGCCAAGCGAAATGCTGGGACGTTCGATCATGGACGTGGCCATTCCTAAGGCAAGCAAGTCGCCAGCTGAGGCCATCATGGAGCAGTTGCGCCACGGCCAAACATGGCATGGCGAGTTCATGGCCCGCCATCGAGACGGCCGGGAGTTCCCGGTCCTGAGCACCATTTCCCCCATTCTCGACGAGACCGGCCAGCCCGCCGGCATCATCGGCGTCTCCATTGACATCAGCGAGCGGAAGCAGGCCGAGGCGACGCTGGCGCGCCTGGCCGCCATCGTCGAATCATCAGACGACGCGATCATGGGCAAGGACCTGGACGGTGTGATCACCAGTTGGAATCGGGGCGCAGAGCGAGTCTTCGGTTTCACCGCAGCCGAGATGGTGGGCCGGTCGATTCAGCCCCTGATTCCCGAGGGCGCCGACAACGACGAGGACGCCCTGGTCGAGCCGATTCTGCGTGGCGAGAGCGTCGGCCGCATCGAGACCCGGCGCGTGACGAAGGAGGGTCGGTTGATCGACGTATCGATCACGATGTCGCCGATCAGGGACGAGGCCGGGACCGTGATCGGGCTGGCCAAGATTGCCCGCGACATCACCGAACGCAACGCCGAAGAAGCACGGCGACTGGCGACCGAGCGGCGGTTCAGGCGGCTGGTTGAATCCAACGCGCAGGGCGTGCTCTTTTTTACATTCTCGGGCGCCATTACCGACGCCAACGATGCGTTGTTGCAGTTGCTGGGTTACACGCGCGAAGAGTTGGCGGCCGGTACGCTCAAGTGGACGGAACTGACGCCGCCGCAGTACGGCCCACTGGACCAGCAGGCCCTGGGCGAGTTGGCGGCCCACGGTGTGGTGAAGCCGTACGAGAAGGAGTACATGCGAAGAGACGGCAGCCGTGTGCCGGTTCTGATCGGTGCGGCGAGGTTTGAGGACCAGCCCGACGAAGGCGTCGCGTTCGTCGTTGACCTGACCGAGCGCAAGAAGCTGGAGCAGCAGTTCATGCGCGCGCAGCGCATGGAAAGCCTCGGGACGCTGGCCGGTGGCATCGCCCACGACCTGAATAATGTGCTGGCGCCGATCCTGATGTCGGTGGAACTGCTCAAGGAGATCAACCCCAGCACCGAGAACACCGAAATTCTCAATACCCTGCAAATCAGCGCCGTCCGGGGCGCGGACCTGGTCAAGCAAGTGTTGTCATTTGCGCGTGGCGTGACCGGCGACCGAGTTTCGGTCGCATTCTCGCACCTGATGCGGGACCTGGTGAAGGTGATGCGCGACACCTTCCCGAAGTCGATCGACGTGCACCTGGAGAGCGCGCACGATTTATGGAGCGTGACCGGTGATCCCACTCAACTGCACCAGGTGTTCCTCAACCTGTGCGTCAACGCCCGCGATGCCATGCCGCACGGGGGCCGCCTGCAGCTCAGCATGGAGAACGTCGTTCTCGACGACATCTACACGGCCTTGAATCCCGACGCGCAAGCCGGTGCCTTCGTCGTGGTGACGGTTGCCGACTCGGGCACCGGTATCCCGTCCGCCTTGCGCGAGCAGATCTTCGAGCCGTTCTTCACGACCAAGGAGCTCGGCAAGGGGACCGGCCTCGGCCTGTCGACGACCATGGCGATCGTGAAGAGCCACGGCGGGTTCATCAACCTCTACAGCGAAATGGGCAAGGGCACGAAGTTCAAGGTCTACTTGCCGGCCAACACGACCGCGGCGCTGGCCGACAATGTCGCGATCGCGCAGAGTGGCCTGCCGCGTGGACACGGCGAACTGGTGCTGGTGGTGGACGATGAAGACGGTGTGCGCGAGATTGCGCGGCGCACGCTCGAGCGGTATGGGTACCGCGTGGCGCTGGCCGCCAATGGCGCGGAGGCCGTCGCCATCTATGCCCAGCACGGGGCCGACATCGCGGTGGTACTGACCGACATGGCCATGCCGATCATGGATGGCCCGGCGCTGATCGTGGCGCTCAGAGCGATGAACCCCGCGGTCACCATCATCGGCTCGAGCGGGTTGACGTCGAATCACGGCATCGCGCGGGCCCTTGGCGCCGGCGTCGCCCAGTTCGTGCCCAAGCCCTACACCGCCCGCGTCCTGCTGACCACCCTGCGTGCCGCCATCGCTGGCGAAGGGCCGGCGCAGTCTCCGCACCGGCACTGA
- a CDS encoding circadian clock KaiB family protein — protein MKAAPIVRFRLYVTGDGPNSSLAVANLKALCQAHLAKRHQIEIIDLLLHPDRALEDQVMLTPTLVKLSPRPVRRVIGNLSQEATVLQACGLTVSR, from the coding sequence GTGAAGGCGGCGCCGATCGTCCGGTTCCGTCTCTACGTGACCGGTGACGGCCCCAATTCGTCTCTGGCGGTGGCCAATTTGAAGGCTCTGTGCCAGGCCCATCTCGCCAAGCGTCACCAGATTGAGATCATCGACCTGCTTCTCCATCCGGACCGGGCACTCGAGGACCAGGTGATGCTGACGCCGACGCTGGTCAAGCTGTCGCCCCGGCCGGTCCGCCGGGTGATTGGTAATTTGAGCCAGGAGGCGACAGTGCTGCAGGCGTGCGGACTGACCGTGTCCCGATGA
- the kaiC gene encoding circadian clock protein KaiC, protein MSLGARSLAKSLTGIGGLDSMTGGGLPTGRVTLVEGGPGAGKTLLALQSLVNGAQQYDEPGIFVAFEESASRIKANAATFGWNLDSLQRKKLFFLDAKPTPDLVQAGAFDLGGMLAAIDAKARQIRAKRIVFDALDVVLTLLNDPEAERREIYRLHEWLLDRGLTAIITAKAVVGGAPAPGSQLQFMVDCAIALSHHEVEGVSQRGLRILKYRGSEFAENRSPLVITSHGVEVAGLRRLADGYLPVVTERVSSGVARLDTMLGGGYYRGASILITGAPGTAKTTLCGAFVEAACQRGERALFVSFDSDTGEIVRNLTSVNIRLERYRRRGLLRLTSARAGASSAEVHFSHIKQMALEQRARCLVIDPLSAVSRQGNQLTANGVIERLTDWAKHEGITLLCSSLLDGLLPDAERSPIQISTIADTWIHLNYLVHGGERNRALTIVKSRGTAHSNQVRELVLSGAGLTLTDVYTEGGAVLMGALRWEKEQAAMADRQRQAAESRRRLSELDKRTARLSAQKDALEQALDATRGERASLGEVTADLETVRRSGKASLRNLRRADATPARKKKARS, encoded by the coding sequence ATGAGCTTAGGCGCCCGTTCGTTGGCGAAGTCTCTGACCGGCATTGGCGGGCTCGATTCGATGACCGGTGGCGGGTTACCAACCGGGCGCGTCACCCTGGTCGAAGGCGGGCCGGGCGCCGGCAAGACGTTGCTGGCCCTGCAGTCGCTGGTCAATGGCGCCCAGCAGTACGACGAGCCCGGCATCTTCGTGGCGTTCGAGGAGAGCGCGTCGCGGATCAAGGCCAACGCCGCCACCTTCGGGTGGAACCTCGATTCCCTGCAACGCAAGAAGTTGTTCTTTCTCGACGCCAAGCCCACGCCCGACCTGGTGCAGGCCGGCGCCTTCGATCTCGGCGGCATGCTGGCGGCGATCGACGCCAAGGCCCGGCAGATTCGCGCGAAGCGGATCGTGTTCGATGCCCTCGACGTCGTCCTGACGCTGCTCAACGATCCCGAGGCCGAGCGCCGCGAAATCTACCGCCTCCACGAATGGCTGTTGGACCGGGGCCTGACCGCCATCATCACGGCGAAGGCCGTCGTCGGCGGGGCGCCCGCGCCGGGCAGTCAGCTGCAGTTCATGGTCGACTGCGCAATCGCCCTGTCCCACCACGAGGTCGAGGGCGTGTCGCAGCGTGGACTGCGCATTCTCAAGTATCGCGGGTCGGAGTTTGCGGAGAACCGCTCGCCGTTGGTCATTACCTCGCACGGCGTGGAGGTGGCCGGCCTGCGCCGGCTGGCCGACGGCTACCTGCCCGTGGTCACCGAGCGGGTGTCGTCGGGGGTCGCGCGCCTCGACACCATGCTCGGGGGCGGCTATTACCGCGGCGCCAGCATCCTGATCACCGGCGCGCCGGGGACGGCGAAGACCACCCTGTGCGGTGCCTTCGTGGAGGCGGCGTGCCAGCGGGGCGAGCGCGCGTTGTTCGTCAGCTTCGACTCGGACACCGGTGAGATCGTTCGCAACCTGACGTCGGTCAACATCCGCCTGGAGCGCTATCGGCGGCGGGGGCTGCTGCGCCTGACGTCGGCCCGGGCCGGCGCCAGCAGTGCCGAGGTGCACTTCAGTCACATCAAGCAGATGGCGCTCGAGCAGCGCGCCCGCTGCCTCGTGATCGACCCGTTGTCGGCGGTGTCAAGACAGGGCAACCAGCTGACGGCGAACGGGGTGATCGAACGGTTGACCGACTGGGCCAAGCACGAGGGCATTACGCTGCTGTGCAGCAGCCTGCTGGACGGCCTGCTCCCCGATGCCGAGCGGAGTCCAATCCAGATTTCAACCATCGCCGACACCTGGATCCATCTGAATTACCTGGTTCACGGCGGCGAGCGCAATCGCGCGCTGACGATCGTCAAGTCGCGGGGCACGGCGCATTCCAACCAGGTGCGCGAACTGGTGCTGAGCGGCGCAGGTCTCACGCTGACCGACGTCTACACGGAGGGCGGCGCCGTCCTGATGGGCGCCCTACGTTGGGAAAAGGAGCAGGCTGCGATGGCCGACCGGCAACGGCAGGCGGCCGAATCGCGCCGTCGCCTGTCGGAGCTCGACAAGCGTACCGCGCGACTGTCGGCGCAGAAAGACGCGCTGGAGCAGGCGCTCGATGCGACGCGTGGCGAGCGTGCCTCCTTGGGCGAGGTGACGGCGGACCTCGAGACCGTCAGGCGCTCCGGCAAAGCCTCGTTGCGGAACCTGCGCCGGGCTGACGCGACTCCCGCTCGAAAAAAGAAGGCGCGATCGTGA
- a CDS encoding efflux RND transporter periplasmic adaptor subunit, producing MTDSINDLSALRIEREPLNTSGGRSVKWVILLLVLGGAGGGAWYWLDRERPIEVEVVAVTERAAGTQASVLNASGYVTARRRATVSSKVTGKVIEVNVEEGMAVREGQVLARLDDSSLQAGMVLARAQLEAARQAIPESEVRLTEARLNLQRQQRLMKDGLTTPSAIDQAEAEVNSLVARISSLREQINVAQSQVALQQTAIDDMVIRAPFSGVALSKDAQPGEMVSPVSAGGGFTRTGISTIVDMRSLEIEVDVNESYINRVSAGQPVTAVLDAYPDFQIPAKVIAVVPTADRQKATVLVRIGFNQLDPRILPDMGVKVTFLREADAAAPVAQQAVTLVPKGAVKSDGANSYVFLVTEDTVERRAIKTGGTDGDRLEVTAGLKGGDRVVVAPPPELAAGVKIIVK from the coding sequence GTGACTGATTCAATCAACGACCTGTCCGCCCTCCGCATTGAGCGCGAGCCGCTGAACACCAGCGGCGGCCGCTCGGTGAAGTGGGTGATCCTGCTGCTGGTACTGGGCGGCGCCGGTGGCGGCGCCTGGTACTGGCTGGATCGCGAGCGCCCGATCGAAGTCGAGGTCGTGGCGGTCACCGAACGTGCCGCCGGCACCCAGGCCTCGGTGCTGAACGCTTCTGGCTACGTCACGGCGCGACGCCGGGCCACCGTCTCGTCCAAGGTCACCGGCAAAGTGATCGAGGTGAACGTCGAGGAGGGCATGGCCGTGCGCGAAGGCCAGGTGCTGGCGCGACTGGACGACTCGTCTCTGCAGGCGGGCATGGTCCTGGCCCGCGCGCAGTTGGAGGCCGCCCGGCAGGCCATCCCCGAAAGCGAGGTCCGCCTGACAGAAGCGCGCCTCAACCTGCAGCGGCAACAGCGGCTGATGAAGGACGGCCTGACCACGCCGTCGGCGATTGATCAGGCCGAGGCCGAGGTCAACTCGCTCGTCGCGCGCATCAGTTCGTTGCGCGAGCAGATTAACGTGGCGCAGAGCCAGGTGGCGCTGCAGCAGACGGCCATCGACGACATGGTGATTCGCGCGCCGTTTAGCGGCGTGGCGCTCTCCAAGGACGCGCAGCCCGGAGAAATGGTGTCGCCGGTCTCGGCCGGCGGCGGCTTCACCCGCACCGGCATCAGCACCATCGTGGACATGCGTTCGCTCGAGATCGAGGTGGACGTGAACGAAAGCTACATCAACCGCGTCAGTGCCGGCCAACCGGTCACGGCGGTGCTCGACGCGTATCCCGACTTCCAGATTCCGGCCAAGGTGATTGCGGTGGTGCCGACGGCGGATCGGCAGAAGGCCACGGTGCTGGTGCGCATCGGGTTCAACCAGCTCGACCCGCGGATCCTGCCCGACATGGGCGTGAAGGTCACGTTCCTGCGCGAGGCCGATGCCGCCGCGCCGGTGGCGCAGCAGGCGGTGACGCTGGTGCCCAAGGGCGCGGTGAAGTCCGACGGCGCCAATAGCTACGTGTTCCTCGTCACCGAAGACACCGTCGAGCGCCGCGCGATCAAGACCGGCGGCACCGACGGCGACCGGCTCGAAGTGACGGCCGGCTTGAAGGGCGGCGACCGCGTGGTCGTCGCGCCGCCCCCCGAACTCGCCGCGGGCGTGAAGATCATCGTCAAATGA